A single window of Polyodon spathula isolate WHYD16114869_AA chromosome 2, ASM1765450v1, whole genome shotgun sequence DNA harbors:
- the LOC121301384 gene encoding protein Shroom3-like isoform X2 — MENSLCSSSSRAQKGAFIFVEAFLQGGAPWGFTLKGGVEQGEPLIISKVEEDGKADLLKHRLQVGDEVVNINEVELSGSRQEAISLVKGSYKTLKLIIRRRGEPASRPHSWHSIKLGENQQDPSMMQISQGTISTPWHQTYPSSSSTSDLSGYDHGYLRKSPDQYSSRGSMESLDHGNPVYSCHQLSPAKSTNSIDQLSHLHSKRDSAYSSFSTSSSIPEYPAPSFSKERSCSMENMHSQRGPEGMKQADIRYVRTVYDPQRGISEESEVSSSLLVRNSEGKIQSDPRGGRAYANSNSSSNRAVNRHSIGPVWGHPNNMNEGDSTKGPPAPPMRRDSYVAIRNHERPNSWSSLEQSRSARASQKGGWPHCGSSISSGKSSFSAEGHLHTVVEKSPESSPTIKPKQSFTQAPQPGKPMLPTGVYLVPQPEPHYAQVPSSCPSANTMLYPALAKESAYGSQTGHNTIVTGGEVIAENGYQSNTTMPSAFYQTKPVQQAESKYDVSQAKCGLYKSHFTAAEDLYTGSQAQNQEDRSYSYSTTPNAREGTSDLYSTTQQPQVQHSGERQAYPQCTEDQTNEDKHQWKKEEEESIGIQWTEGSNQIWKNNQDNVALSQAGFEEPQQPRETYSEIQLQEPYREFKETASEHWSDLKGHHSMSSVWQQAQPQHKYEDSSHQKQRPLSPDCTRSQYSTNCTKSSQNGKNEAAKQRCSVLEKVSKIEQLALENQRIQSMGSSGYNPGFVYGRLSQSSSGRSSYTSIDDIRSRLNFPEGPSAIRQQASSQNCVREVKSTSGSEELRQQQQQTVSAHQRRKSEYYSLHIQNEPQSMMAQLHRSKSTLQLSSEEECKENQWKDDFSAPHRDKTFNRSYRNSIKDAQSKVLRATSFRRKDLEISPSQLNKHRSVDRTTSDQIVSSTPRTSMVSPHAPKERHVVTPDEDSSSLAPELPSVPPVVHQIPRIGGRKRLTAEQKKRSYSEPEKMNEVGVSDSDSSSFPTQRKSIHHLLFPEASVADRRRIFERESRTHSASTAASLSRPELKQLQQSALADYIERKMGRRPSGRERPQSSYFQSVNSDSSQSLSSASSLSSLHDQSYYRRQPTNKQPETGRISSTLPSGLLSYFDLVGNQSRHSSCNSSMSSRHNGKRQMGYYSSEMELSTAVSASQDPSRQRRLSHYTHQTQKQPFERGSPASNSGKCASAEDLLERSENQTVAIHVRCRSSSSAEKLSQDFAMGVNKLFGGSVKDPLSSAGSGNRRPENEDKDIIQRILSSSHPATSYGVEHNPQLQSSTPVWKERHRQTDSQRPSSTSSLASPAPVTVQTPHHSSRSESIEPTKPPIPLGQSIHSQTLTKMQGTAPNPGTGLVISSNDSTTNTVQASLREQSSPENNASEEILQDQQRKARRPQRPPPPKIKWVNSFSEEDSPSFLRDKLQRPAHAIDQYSSSSETETLTASPSPSSQRRDTLCSLRISESRLQSPSSPYSLQDDDEVFISDPAPPPPPPLELHAVLDGAEDFPPPPALLAFTHDQACDVFHTVPEPQPTKSKKSFSKNVASQARLSSAGEERRLFSTHILSESSPLSSTPNQDLASSTHKGSPVALENDGSLSVDEPWEREEALGCSEGHLKALEADHPCLKEQDKSAEDIKSEELAKEIITKDTSLACILDPSSKLKTTMDLMEGIFPKANIVLKQNQLQRNKKRLASRASSQEDKREDREGAAPLLTCSTNYSTSSPKAELLNKMKTLETDLDEEEAQSDVNEKKLELVNSITHKLEALHNAKESLLADVKQNNSLGEEVEALIKGLCKPNEFDKYKMFIGDLDKIVNLLLSLSGRLARVENALSNLDEEASPEERTSLKEKQKLLRGQHEDARELKENLDRRERTVLEILGHYLSGEQLQDYQHFVKMKSALIIEQRKLDDKVRLGEEQLECLMASLPPGLVPKVGTPTASSPACSRRTSSTSLLPPLITSL, encoded by the exons GCGCGGTGAACCAGCATCCCGACCTCACTCCTGGCACTCAATCAAATTAGGGGAAAACCAACAGGACCCCAGCATGATGCAAATATCTCAGGGCACCATCAGCACTCCTTGGCACCAAACCTACCCTTCCAG CTCCTCCACCAGCGACCTCTCTGGATATGACCATGGGTACTTAAGGAAGAGTCCGGACCAGTACAGCTCTCGGGGGAGCATGGAGAGCCTTGACCATGGTAACCCCGTTTACAGCTGCCACCAGCTCTCCCCAGCGAAGTCCACCAACAGCATTGACCAGCTCTCCCACCTGCACAGCAAGAGAGACTCTGCCTACAGCTCCTTCTCGACCAGCTCCAGCATCCCAGAGTACCCAGCCCCGTCCTTCTCCAAAGAGCGCTCCTGCTCCATGGAGAACATGCACTCCCAGAGGGGACCTGAAGGCATGAAGCAGGCTGACATCAGGTACGTCAGAACGGTCTATGACCCCCAGCGGGGCATCTCTGAGGAAAGCGAGGTCAGCTCTTCTTTGCTGGTGCGCAACAGCGAGGGTAAAATCCAGTCCGACCCAAGGGGAGGCCGTGCATATGCCAATAGCAACAGCAGCAGTAACCGTGCAGTCAACAGGCACAGCATCGGTCCCGTTTGGGGGCACCCCAACAACATGAACGAAGGTGACAGCACAAAGGGGCCCCCAGCACCGCCCATGCGCAGAGACAGCTACGTTGCCATCAGGAACCACGAGAGACCAAACTCCTGGTCCAGTCTGGAGCAGTCCAGGTCTGCCCGGGCCTCACAGAAGGGAGGGTGGCCCCACTGTGGCAGCTCCATCTCTTCAGGGAAGTCCTCATTTTCCGCAGAAGGCCATTTGCACACTGTGGTGGAGAAGAGCCCTGAAAGCAGCCCCACCATCAAACCCAAACAAAGCTTCACTCAGGCTCCTCAGCCAGGGAAACCAATGCTCCCCACAGGGGTCTACCTAGTGCCTCAGCCAGAGCCCCACTATGCACAGGTCCCATCCAGCTGTCCCAGTGCTAACACCATGCTTTACCCAGCACTGGCGAAGGAGAGTGCTTACGGCAGCCAGACAGGCCACAACACCATTGTGACAGGGGGAGAGGTAATAGCAGAGAATGGATACCAAAGCAACACCACAATGCCATCTGCTTTTTATCAGACAAAGCCCGTGCAGCAGGCAGAAAGCAAGTATGACGTTTCACAGGCCAAATGTGGACTTTACAAGTCTCACTTTACAGCTGCTGAAGACTTGTACACAGGCTCCCAAGCACAAAACCAAGAGGACAGGAGCTACAGTTACAGCACAACCCCAAACGCCAGAGAGGGCACTAGTGACTTGTACAGCACTACTCAGCAACCCCAAGTTCAACACAGCGGGGAAAGACAGGCATATCCACAGTGCACAGAAGATCAGACAAATGAAGACAAGCATCAATGGAAAAAGGAAGAAGAGGAAAGCATAGGTATACAGTGGACTGAAGGTAGTAATCAAATATGGAAAAATAACCAGGACAATGTGGCTTTATCTCAAGCAGGCTTTGAGGAACCGCAACAACCCAGGGAAACCTACAGCGAAATCCAACTCCAGGAGCCATACAGAGAGTTTAAAGAGACTGCCTCTGAGCATTGGAGCGACCTCAAAGGACACCACAGCATGTCGTCTGTGTGGCAGCAGGCACAGCCACAACACAAGTATGAGGATTCTTCCCATCAAAAACAGCGTCCCTTGAGCCCAGACTGCACCAGGAGCCAGTACAGCACCAATTGCACCAAAAGCTCTCAGAATGGGAAGAACGAAGCAGCCAAACAGCGCTGCTCAGTGCTAGAGAAGGTCAGCAAGATAGAACAGCTCGCGCTGGAGAATCAGCGAATACAGAGCATGGGCAGCAGCGGCTACAACCCCGGCTTCGTCTACGGACGGCTAAGCCAGTCTTCAAGTGGGAGAAGCTCATACACCAGCATTGATGACATTCGCAGCAGGTTGAACTTCCCAGAGGGTCCAAGCGCAATTAGGCAGCAGGCTTCCTCACAGAATTGCGTTAGGGAAGTGAAGAGCACAAGTGGATCAGAAGAGCtgaggcagcagcagcaacagacaGTATCAGCCCATCAGCGAAGGAAGAGCGAGTACTATTCCCTGCATATTCAGAATGAGCCACAGAGTATGATGGCCCAGCTACACAGGAGCAAGAGCACTTTGCAGCTGAGCAGTGAGGAGGAGTGCAAGGAGAACCAGTGGAAGGATGACTTTTCAGCCCCACATCGTGACAAGACATTCAACAGGTCCTACAGGAACAGCATCAAAGACGCCCAGTCCAAGGTTCTCAGAGCAACCTCCTTCAGACGCAAAGACTTGGAAATCAGCCCATCCCAGCTAAACAAGCACAGGTCTGTGGACAGAACTACCTCCGATCAGATTGTGAGCAGCACTCCCAGGACTAGCATGGTGTCACCTCATGCCCCCAAGGAAAGGCACGTTGTCACTCCTGATGAGGACAGTAGCAGTCTAGCACCAGAACTCCCCAGCGTCCCCCCAGTAGTGCACCAGATTCCTCGCATCGGGGGACGCAAACGACTCACAGCAGAGCAGAAAAAAAGATCTTATTCAGAGCCTGAGAAGATGAACGAGGTAGGGGTGTCGGACAGTGACTCCTCGTCTTTCCCCACACAAAGGAAGAGCATCCACCACTTGCTTTTCCCAGAGGCGAGCGTGGCAGACCGCAGGAGAATCTTCGAGAGAGAAAGCAGAACACACTCCGCCTCTACCGCAGCCAGCCTGTCCCGGCCTGAGCTAAAGCAGCTGCAGCAGAGCGCGTTGGCCGACTACATCGAGCGCAAGATGGGACGACGACCCTCTGGCAGGGAGCGGCCCCAGAGCTCCTACTTTCAATCGGTCAACTCCGACTCCTCCCAGAGCCTGTCATCAGCCTCCAGCTTGAGCTCTCTGCACGACCAGAGCTACTACAGACGGCAGCCCACCAACAAGCAACCAGAAACAGGTAGAATCTCTTCCACCCTGCCCTCTGGCCTCCTGAGCTATTTTGACTTGGTTGGGAACCAGTCGAGACACTCTTCTTGCAACAGCTCCATGTCCAGCCGCCACAATGGCAAGAGGCAGATGGGATACTACAGCTCAGAAATGGAGCTGAGCACAGCAGTCTCCGCATCGCAGGACCCCAGCAGGCAACGTAGACTGTCCCACTACACACACCAGACACAGAAGCAGCCTTTCGAGAGGGGGTCCCCGGCTAGCAATTCAGGGAAGTGTGCCTCTGCCGAAGACCTGCTGGAACGCTCAGAGAACCAGACTGTTGCCATCCACGTACGTTGCAGATCGTCATCTTCAGCTGAGAAGCTAAGTCAG GACTTTGCCATGGGAGTAAACAAGCTGTTTGGTGGCTCAGTGAAGGATCCTCTTTCTTCAGCTGGCAGTGGAAACAG acGACCAGAGAATGAAGACAAAGACATTATCCAAAGGATACTTTCATCATCTCACCCTGCCACCAGTTATGGGGTTGAGCACAACCCCCAGCTTCAGAGCAGCACGCCTGTGTGGAAGGAGAGACACAGGCAAACAGACTCCCAGAGACCCAGTAGCACTTCAAGCCTGGCATCACCAGCCCCTGTCACTGTGCAGACTCCTCACCACAGTTCAAGGTCAGAATCAATAGAACCCACAAAGCCACCAATCCCCCTGGGTCAAAGCATCCACAGCCAAACTCTAACTAAAATGCAGGGCACCGCACCAAACCCAGGTACTGGGCTAGTCATCAGCAGCAATGACAGCACAACAAACACCGTCCAGGCCAGCTTGAGGGAACAGAGCTCCCCTGAGAACAATGCTTCAGAAGAAATCCTGCAAGACCAGCAGAGGAAAGCCAGGCGCCCTCAGAGACCTCCACCTCCCAAGATAAAGTGGGTGAACTCATTCAGCGAAGAAGACAGTCCATCCTTCCTCAGAGACAAGCTCCAAAGACCCGCGCACGCCATAGACCAGTACAGCTCTTCCTCTGAGACGGAGACCCTGACTGCGAGCCCCAGTCCCTCCTCCCAGCGGCGCGACACTCTCTGCTCCCTGCGGATCTCTGAGTCCCGGCTCCAGTCCCCATCCTCCCCCTACTCCCTTCAGGACGATGATGAGGTGTTCATTTCAGACCCcgcaccacctccaccacctccactggaGCTCCATGCAGTGCTGGACGGTGCAGAGGACTTCCCTCCCCCACCTGCGCTGCTAGCATTCACCCATGATCAAGCATGTGATGTTTTCCACACTGTTCCTGAACCACAGCCTACAAAAAG CAAGAAGAGCTTTTCTAAAAACGTGGCAAGCCAGGCCAGATTGTCCTCTGCGGGGGAAGAGAGAAGATTGTTCTCGACACACATCTTATCTGAAAGCTCACCTTTGTCCAGTACACCAAACCAGGACCTTGCCTCATCAACACACAAAGGATCGCCCGTAGCGCTGGAGAACGATGGAAGTCTGAGTGTGGACGAGCCCTGGGAAAGGGAGGAGGCTCTGGGCTGTTCTGAAGGCCACCTCAAGGCTCTGGAGGCAGACCACCCCTGCCTGAAGGAGCAAGACAAGTCTGCAGAGGACATTAAGTCTGAGGAACTGGCCAAAGAGATCATCACCAAGGACACTTCTCTAGCTTGCATCCTGGATCCCAGCTCCAAACTGAAGACCACTATGGACCTGATGGAGGGGATCTTCCCCAAAGCCAACATCGTGCTGAAGCAGAACCAACTGCAGAGGAACAAGAAGAGACTGGCCAGCAGAGCCTCTTCACAGGAGGACAA gAGAGAAGACAGGGAAGGAGCTGCACCCTTACTGACCTGCTCAACAAACTACAGCACATCCAGTCCCAAAGCAGAGCTACTGAATAAAATGAAGACCCTGGAGACAGACCTGGACGAGGAGGAGGCACAGAGTGATGTTAATGAGAAGAAG TTGGAGCTGGTGAACAGCATCACCCACAAGCTGGAGGCGCTGCACAATGCGAAGGAGAGCCTGCTGGCTGACGTGAAGCAGAACAACTCCCTGGGAGAGGAGGTGGAGGCCCTCATCAAGGGGCTGTGCAAACCCAACGAGTTTGACAAGTACAAGATGTTCATCGGTGACCTGGACAAGATCGTCAACCTGCTGCTGTCCCTGTCGGGGCGCCTGGCGCGAGTGGAAAACGCCCTGAGCAATCTGGACGAGGAGGCCAGCCCTGAGGAGCGG ACCTCactgaaggagaagcagaagCTGCTGCGGGGCCAGCACGAGGACGCGCGGGAGCTGAAGGAGAACCTTGACCGGCGGGAGCGGACGGTGCTGGAAATCCTGGGGCACTACCTGAGCGGCGAGCAGCTGCAGGACTACCAGCACTTTGTCAAGATGAAGTCTGCCCTCATCATTGAGCAGCGCAAGCTTGATGACAAGGTCAGGCTGGGGGAGGAGCAGCTCGAATGTCTGATGGCCAGCCTGCCGCCAGGCTTGGTGCCCAAGGTGGGGACGCCCACCGCCTCATCCCCGGCCTGCAGCAGGAGAACCTCGTCCACCAGTCTACTCCCTCCACTCATCACCTCGCTTTAA
- the LOC121301384 gene encoding protein Shroom3-like isoform X4 has product MMQISQGTISTPWHQTYPSSSSTSDLSGYDHGYLRKSPDQYSSRGSMESLDHGNPVYSCHQLSPAKSTNSIDQLSHLHSKRDSAYSSFSTSSSIPEYPAPSFSKERSCSMENMHSQRGPEGMKQADIRYVRTVYDPQRGISEESEVSSSLLVRNSEGKIQSDPRGGRAYANSNSSSNRAVNRHSIGPVWGHPNNMNEGDSTKGPPAPPMRRDSYVAIRNHERPNSWSSLEQSRSARASQKGGWPHCGSSISSGKSSFSAEGHLHTVVEKSPESSPTIKPKQSFTQAPQPGKPMLPTGVYLVPQPEPHYAQVPSSCPSANTMLYPALAKESAYGSQTGHNTIVTGGEVIAENGYQSNTTMPSAFYQTKPVQQAESKYDVSQAKCGLYKSHFTAAEDLYTGSQAQNQEDRSYSYSTTPNAREGTSDLYSTTQQPQVQHSGERQAYPQCTEDQTNEDKHQWKKEEEESIGIQWTEGSNQIWKNNQDNVALSQAGFEEPQQPRETYSEIQLQEPYREFKETASEHWSDLKGHHSMSSVWQQAQPQHKYEDSSHQKQRPLSPDCTRSQYSTNCTKSSQNGKNEAAKQRCSVLEKVSKIEQLALENQRIQSMGSSGYNPGFVYGRLSQSSSGRSSYTSIDDIRSRLNFPEGPSAIRQQASSQNCVREVKSTSGSEELRQQQQQTVSAHQRRKSEYYSLHIQNEPQSMMAQLHRSKSTLQLSSEEECKENQWKDDFSAPHRDKTFNRSYRNSIKDAQSKVLRATSFRRKDLEISPSQLNKHRSVDRTTSDQIVSSTPRTSMVSPHAPKERHVVTPDEDSSSLAPELPSVPPVVHQIPRIGGRKRLTAEQKKRSYSEPEKMNEVGVSDSDSSSFPTQRKSIHHLLFPEASVADRRRIFERESRTHSASTAASLSRPELKQLQQSALADYIERKMGRRPSGRERPQSSYFQSVNSDSSQSLSSASSLSSLHDQSYYRRQPTNKQPETGRISSTLPSGLLSYFDLVGNQSRHSSCNSSMSSRHNGKRQMGYYSSEMELSTAVSASQDPSRQRRLSHYTHQTQKQPFERGSPASNSGKCASAEDLLERSENQTVAIHVRCRSSSSAEKLSQDFAMGVNKLFGGSVKDPLSSAGSGNRRPENEDKDIIQRILSSSHPATSYGVEHNPQLQSSTPVWKERHRQTDSQRPSSTSSLASPAPVTVQTPHHSSRSESIEPTKPPIPLGQSIHSQTLTKMQGTAPNPGTGLVISSNDSTTNTVQASLREQSSPENNASEEILQDQQRKARRPQRPPPPKIKWVNSFSEEDSPSFLRDKLQRPAHAIDQYSSSSETETLTASPSPSSQRRDTLCSLRISESRLQSPSSPYSLQDDDEVFISDPAPPPPPPLELHAVLDGAEDFPPPPALLAFTHDQACDVFHTVPEPQPTKSKKSFSKNVASQARLSSAGEERRLFSTHILSESSPLSSTPNQDLASSTHKGSPVALENDGSLSVDEPWEREEALGCSEGHLKALEADHPCLKEQDKSAEDIKSEELAKEIITKDTSLACILDPSSKLKTTMDLMEGIFPKANIVLKQNQLQRNKKRLASRASSQEDKREDREGAAPLLTCSTNYSTSSPKAELLNKMKTLETDLDEEEAQSDVNEKKLELVNSITHKLEALHNAKESLLADVKQNNSLGEEVEALIKGLCKPNEFDKYKMFIGDLDKIVNLLLSLSGRLARVENALSNLDEEASPEERTSLKEKQKLLRGQHEDARELKENLDRRERTVLEILGHYLSGEQLQDYQHFVKMKSALIIEQRKLDDKVRLGEEQLECLMASLPPGLVPKVGTPTASSPACSRRTSSTSLLPPLITSL; this is encoded by the exons ATGATGCAAATATCTCAGGGCACCATCAGCACTCCTTGGCACCAAACCTACCCTTCCAG CTCCTCCACCAGCGACCTCTCTGGATATGACCATGGGTACTTAAGGAAGAGTCCGGACCAGTACAGCTCTCGGGGGAGCATGGAGAGCCTTGACCATGGTAACCCCGTTTACAGCTGCCACCAGCTCTCCCCAGCGAAGTCCACCAACAGCATTGACCAGCTCTCCCACCTGCACAGCAAGAGAGACTCTGCCTACAGCTCCTTCTCGACCAGCTCCAGCATCCCAGAGTACCCAGCCCCGTCCTTCTCCAAAGAGCGCTCCTGCTCCATGGAGAACATGCACTCCCAGAGGGGACCTGAAGGCATGAAGCAGGCTGACATCAGGTACGTCAGAACGGTCTATGACCCCCAGCGGGGCATCTCTGAGGAAAGCGAGGTCAGCTCTTCTTTGCTGGTGCGCAACAGCGAGGGTAAAATCCAGTCCGACCCAAGGGGAGGCCGTGCATATGCCAATAGCAACAGCAGCAGTAACCGTGCAGTCAACAGGCACAGCATCGGTCCCGTTTGGGGGCACCCCAACAACATGAACGAAGGTGACAGCACAAAGGGGCCCCCAGCACCGCCCATGCGCAGAGACAGCTACGTTGCCATCAGGAACCACGAGAGACCAAACTCCTGGTCCAGTCTGGAGCAGTCCAGGTCTGCCCGGGCCTCACAGAAGGGAGGGTGGCCCCACTGTGGCAGCTCCATCTCTTCAGGGAAGTCCTCATTTTCCGCAGAAGGCCATTTGCACACTGTGGTGGAGAAGAGCCCTGAAAGCAGCCCCACCATCAAACCCAAACAAAGCTTCACTCAGGCTCCTCAGCCAGGGAAACCAATGCTCCCCACAGGGGTCTACCTAGTGCCTCAGCCAGAGCCCCACTATGCACAGGTCCCATCCAGCTGTCCCAGTGCTAACACCATGCTTTACCCAGCACTGGCGAAGGAGAGTGCTTACGGCAGCCAGACAGGCCACAACACCATTGTGACAGGGGGAGAGGTAATAGCAGAGAATGGATACCAAAGCAACACCACAATGCCATCTGCTTTTTATCAGACAAAGCCCGTGCAGCAGGCAGAAAGCAAGTATGACGTTTCACAGGCCAAATGTGGACTTTACAAGTCTCACTTTACAGCTGCTGAAGACTTGTACACAGGCTCCCAAGCACAAAACCAAGAGGACAGGAGCTACAGTTACAGCACAACCCCAAACGCCAGAGAGGGCACTAGTGACTTGTACAGCACTACTCAGCAACCCCAAGTTCAACACAGCGGGGAAAGACAGGCATATCCACAGTGCACAGAAGATCAGACAAATGAAGACAAGCATCAATGGAAAAAGGAAGAAGAGGAAAGCATAGGTATACAGTGGACTGAAGGTAGTAATCAAATATGGAAAAATAACCAGGACAATGTGGCTTTATCTCAAGCAGGCTTTGAGGAACCGCAACAACCCAGGGAAACCTACAGCGAAATCCAACTCCAGGAGCCATACAGAGAGTTTAAAGAGACTGCCTCTGAGCATTGGAGCGACCTCAAAGGACACCACAGCATGTCGTCTGTGTGGCAGCAGGCACAGCCACAACACAAGTATGAGGATTCTTCCCATCAAAAACAGCGTCCCTTGAGCCCAGACTGCACCAGGAGCCAGTACAGCACCAATTGCACCAAAAGCTCTCAGAATGGGAAGAACGAAGCAGCCAAACAGCGCTGCTCAGTGCTAGAGAAGGTCAGCAAGATAGAACAGCTCGCGCTGGAGAATCAGCGAATACAGAGCATGGGCAGCAGCGGCTACAACCCCGGCTTCGTCTACGGACGGCTAAGCCAGTCTTCAAGTGGGAGAAGCTCATACACCAGCATTGATGACATTCGCAGCAGGTTGAACTTCCCAGAGGGTCCAAGCGCAATTAGGCAGCAGGCTTCCTCACAGAATTGCGTTAGGGAAGTGAAGAGCACAAGTGGATCAGAAGAGCtgaggcagcagcagcaacagacaGTATCAGCCCATCAGCGAAGGAAGAGCGAGTACTATTCCCTGCATATTCAGAATGAGCCACAGAGTATGATGGCCCAGCTACACAGGAGCAAGAGCACTTTGCAGCTGAGCAGTGAGGAGGAGTGCAAGGAGAACCAGTGGAAGGATGACTTTTCAGCCCCACATCGTGACAAGACATTCAACAGGTCCTACAGGAACAGCATCAAAGACGCCCAGTCCAAGGTTCTCAGAGCAACCTCCTTCAGACGCAAAGACTTGGAAATCAGCCCATCCCAGCTAAACAAGCACAGGTCTGTGGACAGAACTACCTCCGATCAGATTGTGAGCAGCACTCCCAGGACTAGCATGGTGTCACCTCATGCCCCCAAGGAAAGGCACGTTGTCACTCCTGATGAGGACAGTAGCAGTCTAGCACCAGAACTCCCCAGCGTCCCCCCAGTAGTGCACCAGATTCCTCGCATCGGGGGACGCAAACGACTCACAGCAGAGCAGAAAAAAAGATCTTATTCAGAGCCTGAGAAGATGAACGAGGTAGGGGTGTCGGACAGTGACTCCTCGTCTTTCCCCACACAAAGGAAGAGCATCCACCACTTGCTTTTCCCAGAGGCGAGCGTGGCAGACCGCAGGAGAATCTTCGAGAGAGAAAGCAGAACACACTCCGCCTCTACCGCAGCCAGCCTGTCCCGGCCTGAGCTAAAGCAGCTGCAGCAGAGCGCGTTGGCCGACTACATCGAGCGCAAGATGGGACGACGACCCTCTGGCAGGGAGCGGCCCCAGAGCTCCTACTTTCAATCGGTCAACTCCGACTCCTCCCAGAGCCTGTCATCAGCCTCCAGCTTGAGCTCTCTGCACGACCAGAGCTACTACAGACGGCAGCCCACCAACAAGCAACCAGAAACAGGTAGAATCTCTTCCACCCTGCCCTCTGGCCTCCTGAGCTATTTTGACTTGGTTGGGAACCAGTCGAGACACTCTTCTTGCAACAGCTCCATGTCCAGCCGCCACAATGGCAAGAGGCAGATGGGATACTACAGCTCAGAAATGGAGCTGAGCACAGCAGTCTCCGCATCGCAGGACCCCAGCAGGCAACGTAGACTGTCCCACTACACACACCAGACACAGAAGCAGCCTTTCGAGAGGGGGTCCCCGGCTAGCAATTCAGGGAAGTGTGCCTCTGCCGAAGACCTGCTGGAACGCTCAGAGAACCAGACTGTTGCCATCCACGTACGTTGCAGATCGTCATCTTCAGCTGAGAAGCTAAGTCAG GACTTTGCCATGGGAGTAAACAAGCTGTTTGGTGGCTCAGTGAAGGATCCTCTTTCTTCAGCTGGCAGTGGAAACAG acGACCAGAGAATGAAGACAAAGACATTATCCAAAGGATACTTTCATCATCTCACCCTGCCACCAGTTATGGGGTTGAGCACAACCCCCAGCTTCAGAGCAGCACGCCTGTGTGGAAGGAGAGACACAGGCAAACAGACTCCCAGAGACCCAGTAGCACTTCAAGCCTGGCATCACCAGCCCCTGTCACTGTGCAGACTCCTCACCACAGTTCAAGGTCAGAATCAATAGAACCCACAAAGCCACCAATCCCCCTGGGTCAAAGCATCCACAGCCAAACTCTAACTAAAATGCAGGGCACCGCACCAAACCCAGGTACTGGGCTAGTCATCAGCAGCAATGACAGCACAACAAACACCGTCCAGGCCAGCTTGAGGGAACAGAGCTCCCCTGAGAACAATGCTTCAGAAGAAATCCTGCAAGACCAGCAGAGGAAAGCCAGGCGCCCTCAGAGACCTCCACCTCCCAAGATAAAGTGGGTGAACTCATTCAGCGAAGAAGACAGTCCATCCTTCCTCAGAGACAAGCTCCAAAGACCCGCGCACGCCATAGACCAGTACAGCTCTTCCTCTGAGACGGAGACCCTGACTGCGAGCCCCAGTCCCTCCTCCCAGCGGCGCGACACTCTCTGCTCCCTGCGGATCTCTGAGTCCCGGCTCCAGTCCCCATCCTCCCCCTACTCCCTTCAGGACGATGATGAGGTGTTCATTTCAGACCCcgcaccacctccaccacctccactggaGCTCCATGCAGTGCTGGACGGTGCAGAGGACTTCCCTCCCCCACCTGCGCTGCTAGCATTCACCCATGATCAAGCATGTGATGTTTTCCACACTGTTCCTGAACCACAGCCTACAAAAAG CAAGAAGAGCTTTTCTAAAAACGTGGCAAGCCAGGCCAGATTGTCCTCTGCGGGGGAAGAGAGAAGATTGTTCTCGACACACATCTTATCTGAAAGCTCACCTTTGTCCAGTACACCAAACCAGGACCTTGCCTCATCAACACACAAAGGATCGCCCGTAGCGCTGGAGAACGATGGAAGTCTGAGTGTGGACGAGCCCTGGGAAAGGGAGGAGGCTCTGGGCTGTTCTGAAGGCCACCTCAAGGCTCTGGAGGCAGACCACCCCTGCCTGAAGGAGCAAGACAAGTCTGCAGAGGACATTAAGTCTGAGGAACTGGCCAAAGAGATCATCACCAAGGACACTTCTCTAGCTTGCATCCTGGATCCCAGCTCCAAACTGAAGACCACTATGGACCTGATGGAGGGGATCTTCCCCAAAGCCAACATCGTGCTGAAGCAGAACCAACTGCAGAGGAACAAGAAGAGACTGGCCAGCAGAGCCTCTTCACAGGAGGACAA gAGAGAAGACAGGGAAGGAGCTGCACCCTTACTGACCTGCTCAACAAACTACAGCACATCCAGTCCCAAAGCAGAGCTACTGAATAAAATGAAGACCCTGGAGACAGACCTGGACGAGGAGGAGGCACAGAGTGATGTTAATGAGAAGAAG TTGGAGCTGGTGAACAGCATCACCCACAAGCTGGAGGCGCTGCACAATGCGAAGGAGAGCCTGCTGGCTGACGTGAAGCAGAACAACTCCCTGGGAGAGGAGGTGGAGGCCCTCATCAAGGGGCTGTGCAAACCCAACGAGTTTGACAAGTACAAGATGTTCATCGGTGACCTGGACAAGATCGTCAACCTGCTGCTGTCCCTGTCGGGGCGCCTGGCGCGAGTGGAAAACGCCCTGAGCAATCTGGACGAGGAGGCCAGCCCTGAGGAGCGG ACCTCactgaaggagaagcagaagCTGCTGCGGGGCCAGCACGAGGACGCGCGGGAGCTGAAGGAGAACCTTGACCGGCGGGAGCGGACGGTGCTGGAAATCCTGGGGCACTACCTGAGCGGCGAGCAGCTGCAGGACTACCAGCACTTTGTCAAGATGAAGTCTGCCCTCATCATTGAGCAGCGCAAGCTTGATGACAAGGTCAGGCTGGGGGAGGAGCAGCTCGAATGTCTGATGGCCAGCCTGCCGCCAGGCTTGGTGCCCAAGGTGGGGACGCCCACCGCCTCATCCCCGGCCTGCAGCAGGAGAACCTCGTCCACCAGTCTACTCCCTCCACTCATCACCTCGCTTTAA